In Acinonyx jubatus isolate Ajub_Pintada_27869175 chromosome B3, VMU_Ajub_asm_v1.0, whole genome shotgun sequence, a genomic segment contains:
- the CCDC198 gene encoding uncharacterized protein CCDC198 isoform X5, producing the protein MEDTLQKLEPIDLPQVITSERLLSQQEARTTHRAKELEKTMPTPGYIPGKRQYLHKMRMLEMNRNRQEAQAELKKSLHREARINKQKPRDHKAKKILQSIPRCDDRDLPTFLPDETLNRSPGNSQNEDLGEHQARNDCRPRKIGKMEMWLHEQEARGQLLWDSSSSDSDELRKSEKKPQALVRTRTERIPLFDEFFDRE; encoded by the exons AAGCTTGAACCCATTGACCTGCCACAAGTAATTACTTCTGAAAGGCTCCTGAGCCAGCAAGAAGCCAGAACAACTCACAGAGCAAAG GAACTGGAAAAGACAATGCCAACTCCAGGATACATTCCCGGGAAAAGACAATATTTACATAAGATGAGAATGTTGGAAATGAACCGGAACAGACAAGAG GCCCAAGCAGAGTTGAAAAAAAGTCTTCACAGGGAGGCAAGGATTAATAAGCAAAAACCGAGGGACCACAAAGCCAAGAAAATCCTTCAAAGCATCCCAAGATGTGATGACAGGGACCTTCCAACCTTTTTGCCAGATGAAACCTTGAACAGAAGTCCAG GAAATTCACAGAATGAAGATTTGGGGGAACATCAAGCAAGGAATGACTGTCGTCCCCGGAAAATTGGCAAAATGGAAATGTGGCTCCATGAACAAGAGGCCCGGGGACAGCTTCTCTGGGACAGTTCTAGTTCTGACTCCGATGAGTTAAGGAAAAGTGAGAAGAAACCACAAGCACTGGTCAGGAccaggacagagagaatcccacttTTTGACGAGTTTTTTGATCGAGAATAA
- the CCDC198 gene encoding uncharacterized protein CCDC198 isoform X4, whose translation MNLKDLIRNFLDLMKLEPIDLPQVITSERLLSQQEARTTHRAKELEKTMPTPGYIPGKRQYLHKMRMLEMNRNRQEAQAELKKSLHREARINKQKPRDHKAKKILQSIPRCDDRDLPTFLPDETLNRSPGNSQNEDLGEHQARNDCRPRKIGKMEMWLHEQEARGQLLWDSSSSDSDELRKSEKKPQALVRTRTERIPLFDEFFDRE comes from the exons AAGCTTGAACCCATTGACCTGCCACAAGTAATTACTTCTGAAAGGCTCCTGAGCCAGCAAGAAGCCAGAACAACTCACAGAGCAAAG GAACTGGAAAAGACAATGCCAACTCCAGGATACATTCCCGGGAAAAGACAATATTTACATAAGATGAGAATGTTGGAAATGAACCGGAACAGACAAGAG GCCCAAGCAGAGTTGAAAAAAAGTCTTCACAGGGAGGCAAGGATTAATAAGCAAAAACCGAGGGACCACAAAGCCAAGAAAATCCTTCAAAGCATCCCAAGATGTGATGACAGGGACCTTCCAACCTTTTTGCCAGATGAAACCTTGAACAGAAGTCCAG GAAATTCACAGAATGAAGATTTGGGGGAACATCAAGCAAGGAATGACTGTCGTCCCCGGAAAATTGGCAAAATGGAAATGTGGCTCCATGAACAAGAGGCCCGGGGACAGCTTCTCTGGGACAGTTCTAGTTCTGACTCCGATGAGTTAAGGAAAAGTGAGAAGAAACCACAAGCACTGGTCAGGAccaggacagagagaatcccacttTTTGACGAGTTTTTTGATCGAGAATAA